From the genome of Brassica oleracea var. oleracea cultivar TO1000 chromosome C4, BOL, whole genome shotgun sequence:
TAAGTTACCAAACATGTCAATCAAAAAATAAGTTACCAAACATGGAGAATCCGAAAGATGAAGAAAAGAAAAGAATATATATGAGGAATGGAAGCTGTATTAACAGCTGTTGTTGTGCTAGGTAGATTAATGATTAGTCAGTGTCTAGGTACAAAAGTAATGTCTAATTATTCTGATTAAACAAGTAAAATTTGTTGAACTGATTTCTAGTAAAACTGTATGTTTACAAATTTCATTGTGTTTTAGTTAAACTTTCAAGTGTCCAGAGAGAATCTTCATTCTATGAGATGTAGGAGATGTTTGGAAGACAAAAAAAGGAATCACATACACATATATCTTCTTCAATTGTTCTATGTTAAATTCCTGTCTTTTTGGTCTGATGTTTATGTGGTCGTTCGAATTATCAGGCTGTATGTCTTTTCGAAAAGCTTAACCACCTCTGGTTTTTTTTTTTTTGAACACAAACTACCTCTGGTTTTATGACTAACATTTAGAAATAAAACCCATCTCTATTTTTTTTTCTAAAATAGAAAAAAAAATTCCTTGTTATTTTTTCTTCTATTTATAGAAAATAGCATATTTATATATTTTACTCTGCATTTGGATTTTGGAGATTGTTATCATAGAGCAATACGTTGGAGATTGTTCTACATGATCAACACTTGATTTTTATGTTATCTTATTATTTTTCCTCTCGAGTCAATGGAAACTACATATTCACCCGTGAATTAAATGACATGTTCTATGTTTGATATACAAAATTCTAAAACAAAACATTAAACACAATATAAAAGAGTTTTATTATTGACATGAACAGCTTAAAGTAAAACATTACAAAATTCATTCAACAAAACATTACATACTTTTATGAATATTTTTTTTCTTGGTTTGACATGGATTCTTATTAAATTGTGTGGTTGATAATACCCGAAAAGAAAAACACAAAATGGTTCGTAATAACGCCAAGATAGAGCTGAATATTCATTTAGTTAACTAAGGGAAGTACTTGGTAGTAGAAATAGCCTCCAATTGGACTTCAACCATCAACGTGTCATCCACAAGGAAACCCTTTGATGAATCTCTGAGATCGTCGAAAGAGATAAGGTCCACGATACCCCAACTATAGGTTCTTCCATACCAATTCCTGACTGTCAAAAAAAGAATCCGGATGATTACAAGAAAGCAATCATTAGTCATATTGTAAATATGTGTTCATAACGAAGGATATATATATTCCGCTTACGTTCCCCTTCGCGGTTACTGAGTTTTTGTTGGTTAAGAACTCGAAACATGGCTCGAACATAAATGTACTCATATGCTCTTCTTTGATTTGTATAAAGTTGAAGAAACATTGAAACGTATTTTCCTCTTCCGGAGCCAGAACCATCTGGAGCCACTAACAATATCCTGATCATCATATGGGATAAATTTTGTTACTACCACAACTGTTAAGCATATAAAACAATAACTTAACTTTTGTTTTTAATAATATGCACGAAGTCAATTATGAATAGTGGTGACACAAAAATGATGTGGACTCACCATTTTTTTCCTCCAAGAGAGATCACAGGTGAGTAAACATCTTTGAACAACGTGGAGAAGTTCTGAATCGTCCAGGTGTATTTATCAGAACTACTACTGATAGAGAAAATTTCTGATTCTTCAAAGGGAGTAGGAACGATCACATCAACACCAAACTCACAGTGTTCTCCATTGTACAGGTAACCATTTTTCGGGTCTTTGAATGTATCAACCGGGAGGACCTTAGAGAATCCCCACATCGTGTTGAAAGCATCGAATCGCCATACATCCGTATCTACAATGAACACAATAAATAAATATATTTATATGTTACTGTTATATACTCCCTCCGTTTCATAATATAAGTAGTTTTGGCTAAAAGCACGAAGATAATTATTATGTTTTTAAAAAATATTTTATAATAAATAGGTTAGATATAATTTAACCAATAAAAAATAAATATTTTTAATTTGATTGGTCACACTGTATTCAATAAATGTAAAAATTACTTAAAAATACGAAAACTACTTACATTGTGAAACAAAAACATTTCCCTAAAACTACTTACAATATGAAACGGAGAGAGTATTAAAGTTTGATGTTTCAAAGTTTGATAATCTTTTTTTGCATTTTAAAGAAAATTAGCACAAAAACCTTGGATGGTAAAGTACTTCCTCTCGTTCCTGTTGAAGATGTAAAACCTGAGATCTGCGTAAACCTCTTGATGTGCAGAATCGACGAAACCTGACTTGTCTATTTCTACGTAAAGCGAAACGTAACCTGCACCACCATCCTTTGTGTTCCCATTAAGGTACACGTGGAGAATCCTGTGATGATCCATATCAATGAAAATTTAAGTAAGTATATATATATATATATATATATATAAAAGATTTGATTATAGGCTAATAAAATATCAAAATTACTCTCACTTACCAATTGTACCCACCAACCGTGAAAGGACGAGTTTCAAATTTGTCTACAACGTTTGTCTCAATCTTGTAAGAGTAGGTCGATGGACGACGATCTCTCATACCCGTTACTGTCTTTGAATGGGAGACATTATAATGACGCGATGAGATCTCTTGATGTTTTTGTACGTAAGGCTCTTCTTCTTTTAGATTGGTATTGAAGTCATCGGTGATTTGTCGTATCAAAGATTGTGAAGACACATATGTGATGAAGAGACAAAGAAAGAGATATGCAAGAGAGATAGAGATGGTGGTTCTGTAGTGATTCTTCATATTTTTTCTGTGGATTGAGTGTACATTGCAGTGACTAGTGAGAGATATTTAAAGACTTGGTTTAGGGTTGAGATATGCTTTAGGATTGCTCACATATGGATGAGAATTTGTTGCCTCTGTATGTGCAACGGAAAAATAAATTTTGAAATATAGTTTTGGACATTAGTTTTTTTATGAATATTTTACATTTAGAGACACTTTCCCACGTTCAAATTACACTACAAAACATTTATCACTTGAGACGTACTTTCTTTTGTCAAAAATACTCTTATAACCCTAAACTAAAGAGAATCTTTCTCCTCTTCTTGTTTCATTTTATTATTTTTCTTATTCTACTTTATGTATTTATTTACTTTTATCTCAACTTTTAAAATATATTAAACAAAAATAATTGTCATAATAAACTATATATAAAATTCTTTATCTTTTAAGATCCATGTTCATATATATGTATATATTATATATTAATGTGTAAACAAAATGTGGACGTGGACACCAAAACGTGGATAACAGAATTATAAATTAGTTGTAGACATGAACATCTTAACAGAATTATAAACTAATTGT
Proteins encoded in this window:
- the LOC106337187 gene encoding uncharacterized protein LOC106337187, translated to MKNHYRTTISISLAYLFLCLFITYVSSQSLIRQITDDFNTNLKEEEPYVQKHQEISSRHYNVSHSKTVTGMRDRRPSTYSYKIETNVVDKFETRPFTVGGYNWILHVYLNGNTKDGGAGYVSLYVEIDKSGFVDSAHQEVYADLRFYIFNRNERKYFTIQDTDVWRFDAFNTMWGFSKVLPVDTFKDPKNGYLYNGEHCEFGVDVIVPTPFEESEIFSISSSSDKYTWTIQNFSTLFKDVYSPVISLGGKKWILLVAPDGSGSGRGKYVSMFLQLYTNQRRAYEYIYVRAMFRVLNQQKLSNREGELRNWYGRTYSWGIVDLISFDDLRDSSKGFLVDDTLMVEVQLEAISTTKYFP